From Saccharibacillus brassicae:
CGCGGTCGCGATAGCGAGCACGACGCCGATCACGGCGACATGGCCGGAGAATCCGCCCAGACTGACCGAGATCACGCCCAGGAATCCGAGCAGCAGCCCGACCGCTTTGAGCGGATTCATCCGCTCGTTCAGCCAGACCCAGGCGAGCAGTCCGACGAGCACCGGCTGCAAATAGACGAGCACGGTGAACAACCCCGACGGCATATAGAGCAGGCCGATCGTCTGCAGGCCGTAGAACAGCACGACATTAAGCAGCGCCGAGACGAGATAGACTTTGCGGTTTTCTTTCCAGCGGATACGGCTGCGCTTGGGCAGCAGGAACAGCATCAGCAGCAGTCCGCCGATCAGCGTGCGCAGACCCGCGAACAGCAGCGGCGGCGTGTAGTCGAGCGCGACTTTGTAGATCGACCAGGAGACGCCCCAGATCAGGACGAGCGCGGCGATCATGCCGAGACGCTGCGGTCCGGTTAAAGTTTTCATGGAT
This genomic window contains:
- a CDS encoding DMT family transporter encodes the protein MKTLTGPQRLGMIAALVLIWGVSWSIYKVALDYTPPLLFAGLRTLIGGLLLMLFLLPKRSRIRWKENRKVYLVSALLNVVLFYGLQTIGLLYMPSGLFTVLVYLQPVLVGLLAWVWLNERMNPLKAVGLLLGFLGVISVSLGGFSGHVAVIGVVLAIATAISWAFGTVFIKKAGTSVDSLWLVAFQCTLGGIVLTLSGSLTESWSDIVWNGAYWTGLLFGVFFGIALSWILYITLTQAGEASQVASYTFLVPLLSVLIGTLALHEPFSRFLLLGLVLIGTGIYLVNRKVKPKPAVLAG